The genomic interval AAACACCTCATATTTAACAAGCTTTTACTTCTAAAAATTATTTTATTACTTAGTTTTCTCTTTTCCAGCGTCCTCGTTGGCATTCAATTGCTTAATTTTGTGGTATTGCTTCCTTTGATTCTTTTTTTCTTGTATTTACTTGAGGCGGTTAAAACTCTGAAAGATTTTTTTCAAAAGAAATTAAAAAAGCCAGTTCTTACTAAAAAAACTATACCAATTTTAGTTTTCACTTTTATCTTATTTACTTTCATTCCTATTTTTTTATGGCAGAAAGTAACATTGAGTCAGGTTATTTATGACTATCCTCCTTTACATAGGTTTTGTTTCTGGCTTTTACTGATTGACGTTCTTGTTCCAGTAATTGTTTCTTTAATCGTTTTTGTTTTCCAGCCATTTACAGTTTTATTGAGAAACAGGATTTTAGAAAAGGCAAAGAAAAAAAAAGAAAGTTTTAAAAAGCTTTTAGTCATTGGGATTACTGGCAGTTATGGTAAAACCTCAACAAAAGAATTTTTATACACAATTTTATCTAAAAAATATAGGGTCTTGAAAACCAAAGAGCATCAGAATTCAGAGATTGGAATCTCTAATTGTATTTTAAATGATTTAAAGCCAGAACATCAGATTTTCATCTGTGAAATGGGCGCTTATAATAGGGGAGGAATAAAACTTTTATGTGATATTGCCAAACCAAAAATAGGAGTTTTAACCGGCATTAATGAACAGCATTTAGCAACTTTTGGCTCCCAAGAGAATATTATTCGCGCTAAATTTGAGCTGATTGAGAGTTTGCCAAAAGATGGGATAGCATTTTTTAACGCTAAAAATGAATATTGTGTTGAGCTTTATGAAAAAACCCGGATTAAAAAAATACTCTATGGCAAGGAAGCTGTTTTTTCTGGACAGGAAAACATTTTAGGAGCTATGGCTGTAGCAAAAGAAATAGGAATGAACAAAAAAGATATTTTAAGCGTCTGTGGAAAAATTAAAGATAAGATTGCAGGAATAGAACTAAAAAAGGGAACAAATGGCTTGAATATTATTGATGCCACATATTCCGCTAATCCTGATAGTGTAATTTCCCATTTAGAATATTTGAAAACTTGGGATGGACGAAAAGTTTTAGTGATGCCTTGTTTAATTGAGTTAGGAAAAGCGTCTAAACAAGTCCATCAAAGAATTGGCAAAAAAATCGCAGAGGTCTGCAATTTAGCAATTATTACTACAAAAGAATGTTTTGATGATATTAAAAAATTTGAAAAAATTAGCGTAGGCAGTAAAAGTCAAATTTTATTTTTAGAAGATTCGAAAAAGATTTTTGAAAAAATAAAAGATTTTGATAAAAAAGAAGATATAATACTTTTAGAAAGCCGAGTGCCAAAAGAGTTGCTTGAATTATTAAATATATGAATAGTATGTTAAAAGTCAAAGAAATTATTCAAAAAGAAATTTGGGAGGATTTTCTTTTAGGATGTGATGAAAAGACATTTCTGGATTCTTGGAATTGGGGAGAGTTTCAAAAAAAAATGGGCCAAAAAATTTGGCGCTTTGGAATTTACTTGTCCGCCGAAGCTTTAGCGAAGGAGGATGAAGTATCTAATCTCCTTACAGTAGCTTTGGTGATTAAAATTCAGGCAAAAAGAGGATCATTTTTGCTTGTGCCGCACGGACCCGTAATTAAGATTAATAAAGGACGGGCTTCTGTAATTACAGAAGCCCGTCCTTTGAAAGCTTTATTAGACAAATTAAAAGAGATTGCCAAACAAGAAAAATGCAGTTTTATTAGGATAAGTCCGGTGTTTCAGAAAAATCAAGAAAATATTAAAGTTTTTAAAGATTTAGGTTTTAGACAAGCGCCAATACATATGCATCCTGAAGCGAGCTGGAAATTAGATATTTCAGAGTCAGAACAAGAACTTTTAATGAATATGCGGAAAACAACCCGTTATTTAATTAAACAGGCCCAAAAAAATAAAGATCTTGAAATAATTCAAAGCAGCAACATAAAAGATATTGAAATTTTTAACAAACTTTATCAAAAAGTGGTTAAATCCCAGCATTTTATCCCTTTTTCTTTAGATTATTTAAAGCAGGAGTTTTTGTCATTTCAGCAGGATAATCAAATATCTTTGTTTTTTGTAAAATATAATAAAGAAATAATTGCTTCAGCATTTGTGCTTTTTTGGTCAAAGATTGGTTTTTATCATCACGCGGCTTTATCTCCGAAATATCACAAAATCCCGGCTGCATATCTTTTACAATGGGAAGCGATAAAAGAAGCAAAAAAGAGAGGATGTGTTTTATATGATTTTTGGGGCTATGTTAATCCAAAAGACCAGCCCAGGCATCCGTGGGCAGGGCCAACATTATTTAAAATGGGATTTGGAGGAAAAGCGTATGAATATGTCAAAACCCAGGATTTGGTTTTATCGCCGAAATATTGGCTCACTTATATTATTGAAAAAATAAGAAAAACAAAACGCGGACTTTGAAATGTATCCATTTTTTCACGATCGTGAGATTTTGGACGAAATTTAATCTTAAATTTTAGGAGAAGAGGGGTTTTCTTAAATCTCATTAAAAAATTTTTCATTATATGAAAAAAAGTCAATACTTTAGAGAACCGCATAGGATAAAAAGAAAAAAATCTTTGCTAAAAAACAAGTTTTTTTGGATTGGAATTTTGGTTCTGGCAATAGTTGTTTTGCTTTCTTACTTTTTATTTTTTCATTCATTTTTTAAAATAGACAAGATAGAGATTTCCGGCAATGAGAAATTAAAAACAGAACAAATTGAAAACTTAATAGAAAAAAATAAAAATATTTTTTTGTTTAATACAGAAAAAAATAAAAATAAAATTTTAGAAAATTTTCCTGAAGTTGTAGAAATTTATATAGAAAAAGATTTTCCAAGAAGCATCAAAATTCAGGTTGAAGAAAGAAAACCAGTAGCTGTTTTTTGTCAAAACCAAGAGTATTTTTTTATTGATAAAAAAGGGATTGTTTATGAAAAAGCAGAATCAAACAGTATGCTTAAAATAAAAAATTTAACGTTTGATAGAGAATTAGAATTAGGCAATGAAGTTTTAGCGGAAAATGAATTAAAACAGATTTTATATATACAATCAAGGATAGAAGATGATTTAGAAATCCAAATTGAATTAGCTGAGATTGTCTCTGCTTCAAGATTAAATATTCAGATATCTGAAGGATGGCAGATTTATTTTAATACTCAAAGAGCTCTTGATTGGCAGCTCACTGAATTAAAACTGGTTTTAGAAAAAAAAATCCCTCAAGAAAAAAGAGAGGGATTAGAATATATTGATTTAAGATTTGAAAAAGTTTATTACAAGTGATTTTATTTATTCAATGTAGTATACAAAGATGGAATAGCCGATTTTGGTAATAGGCTGGTATTTGTCAAGCCAGCGATAATGGTTTGAGGGCTGGTCAAAGCCCTTAACTGGTTCAGCTCTGCCGCCTTGCAAAGAGTTCACTGAAACAGCTAAATAATTTGTTTTTAACATATCATTAAGATCTTGCGTGCCATGCCATGGGACGTATTTTTCTTTTAGATAGTATTCAGGATTGCCTCCGCCAAAATAATCAAGGTAAATTTTATTTACATTATTATCATCACACCATTTTTTCAAGCGCTTTAAGTCCTGACCCCAATCAAGATTTGAATCAGTAACATATAAATATCCATTATCAGGTCCGCTAGCTAATTCATTAAAGTAAGCAAGAAAATGAGGAGAAACAGCCATTACTGAACCTGCCTGCCAGAAAATTAAAACAGCCAATATGCCATATTTTATTTTTAAAAATGGTTCTTTTAAATATTTTGTTATTGCTATGCTTATTAAAATAAAAATAAAAGGAAAAGTTGGCAGCAAATGGCGCACTCCAATATTTAAATTAGATGTTAAGCTTGTTGCCCAATAAATAATAATAAATAAAAGCATTGAAAATTCAGCAAAATGAGATTTTATCCATTCTTTGATTCTTTGAAATGGTTTTTTCCAAAATGGTTCCCTGATATGCCAAGCCAGGCCTAAGAGAGCGATAATGGATAAAATATGAAGAGTTAGGGGTTCTTTAATTGAATAAACAACAGGGAAATAGGTTTTCCATCCAGCAGCTGAAATCTCTCCAAGAAAATAAGTTGTATTTCCAGTAGTGCTTCTATTAAGAACCATTATTATGCCTAAAAAGTATTGGGAAAACGGCCTTGTTGCCGGATTGGAGATCATTGCTATGTTTAAATCTGCTAATGGTTTAGGAACAGTTGTTGTGGAAAGAAGAAATTCAGTATCTCTTATCTGTTTTTCAATCGGGTAATTTAGAATGTGGTATTGATAGACAGGCCAGACAATAAAAATCATTCCAATTATTAAGACAAGAAAAGATAAAGCAATATATTTAAGCAGCTTCTTTTCATATAAGGCATAAATTAAAGTTATAATCCCAAAAAAAGGAAGCAATAAAATTAAAGAAAATTTTAAAAGCATTGAAACACCAAATGCCAAGCCGGCTAAAACTATGTTCTTTTTTACTGGTTCTTTCAAGAATTTTAACCAGAAACAAGTTGCTAAAACAACTCCAAAAGCAGCTCCAACATCAGTAGTTACTAATCTTCCATGGGCCAAGAAGGTAGGCGAGAAAGAAAATAGAAATAGAGCCAATAAAGCTGCTTTGTTTCCAAAGCTGTTTTTTGTCCATAAAAAAATCAATAATCCCAAAAGAACTAAAAGTAAAATCATTGGCAGGCGGGACCAAAACAAGATTTTGTCAGGATCATTTTCAGAATGGTATAGGAATTGGTTTCCGAAGTCAAATTGAAGCCACCAAACAGGATTTCCTTCCTGTATCCAGGAACTGTGGTCTTTGGGAAAATTAAGATCTAAAAAGAGAAGCGGGAAAGCGGCTAAGTCCTTTATTAAAGGCGGATGTTCAGCGTTTAAACGGTAATCTTTTTGAGTTAAGTATGAATAGCCGGAAGGAATATGAGAAACTTCATCAAAGGTTAATGTATCATCTTTGATGCTTAAAAAAGCAGTAAAAAACATTACAAATAACAGTATGCCGGCAATAATGTAAGTAATTTTATTAGACATATTTATATTCAGAATAAATTAGATAGTAAGTTTAAAATAAGACCAAAAGCTAATTCCCAAAATATTGAGAAAGCTATAACGCTGATAACAGCTATCAAAATAAGTAATAATAGTTTTTGTTTATTCATCATTGATTTTATAAACCCAAACTGAATCCTCGTTTGCTAACTCTCCTTTAGGAAAAGCAGTTTGAAGCTCTTGAATTGTTTTTTCATTATTATCCATCAAAACTATAACTGTCTGCCTTTTATCCGGTTTTATCGCGTTTAAATTATCTTGAAAGACATAGCCTGTCCTTATCTCTTTATTCTTTGTTTTTTCAATAAAAACAATAGTCTCAACAGGCAATGGAAGATGCGGGCCTGATTCATTTACAATAACATATTTTTGCGTTTCTTCTGAAACAGAATTTAAATACATTCCAATTTCTACGCATTCTTTTGAAAAGGATCTTTCTACTTCTGGATTTTTCCCCCAGAAAATAAAATATCTGTAATATTGTGTAAAGACAAAAGAAATTACTAATAAAACAGAAGCTAGGATTATTAAATAATAAACCCAATCTTTCTTTTTATCTTTTAAAAGATTCTTAGATTTTCTATAAACAAACTCTCCTCCTATACCAACAAAGATAAAAGCGAAAGGAATAGCTCCAATGCATCTTAGAGAATGTGGGATGCCTTCATAGGTTAAGATGCCTGGAACCAGCATTATAAAAAAACTAAAGACTAGAAATGAGAAAGGAAAAAATGATTTTTTTAGGATTTTTTTAAAGCTTAAAATCAAGCCGATTAAAAATAATATTCCCACTGGCCAGAATAAAACAGGGGAGCCGGAAATATTATGGCGCCAATTATAATCGCCCGCAATATTAAACATTGCTGAATGGATAATAAAGCTCTTTCCTAATTCCTTAATCGGCTCTGGTTGGGAAAAAATTGAAATTCCAGTAGTCCTGCTTACAAAATTTTCAGGGTTTTCAAGGAAATAAAATCCAATAGGCGCGGCAATAATAAAAGTAAAAAGTAAAAATGAAGAAGTAAAAACCAGGAATTCTTTTTGCAGGTTTTGCTTTCTGTAAATCAACCACCACAAAATAAGAATTACAGGGATAATTAGAACAGCTAATCTAAAAGCAATATAAGTATGGAAGCCCAAGCCAAAGATTATGCCGGCAATTATAAAATAAGAGATCTTCTTTGTTCTAAAACCTTTAAATAAAAAATAAAAAGAAAAGGTTAGGACAAAAGGAACTAAAATAGCCCTAAAGCCGATATGAGAGAAATTAATATGCCAT from Candidatus Parcubacteria bacterium carries:
- a CDS encoding peptidoglycan bridge formation glycyltransferase FemA/FemB family protein, giving the protein MNSMLKVKEIIQKEIWEDFLLGCDEKTFLDSWNWGEFQKKMGQKIWRFGIYLSAEALAKEDEVSNLLTVALVIKIQAKRGSFLLVPHGPVIKINKGRASVITEARPLKALLDKLKEIAKQEKCSFIRISPVFQKNQENIKVFKDLGFRQAPIHMHPEASWKLDISESEQELLMNMRKTTRYLIKQAQKNKDLEIIQSSNIKDIEIFNKLYQKVVKSQHFIPFSLDYLKQEFLSFQQDNQISLFFVKYNKEIIASAFVLFWSKIGFYHHAALSPKYHKIPAAYLLQWEAIKEAKKRGCVLYDFWGYVNPKDQPRHPWAGPTLFKMGFGGKAYEYVKTQDLVLSPKYWLTYIIEKIRKTKRGL
- a CDS encoding FtsQ-type POTRA domain-containing protein: MKKSQYFREPHRIKRKKSLLKNKFFWIGILVLAIVVLLSYFLFFHSFFKIDKIEISGNEKLKTEQIENLIEKNKNIFLFNTEKNKNKILENFPEVVEIYIEKDFPRSIKIQVEERKPVAVFCQNQEYFFIDKKGIVYEKAESNSMLKIKNLTFDRELELGNEVLAENELKQILYIQSRIEDDLEIQIELAEIVSASRLNIQISEGWQIYFNTQRALDWQLTELKLVLEKKIPQEKREGLEYIDLRFEKVYYK
- a CDS encoding glycosyltransferase family 39 protein, whose product is MNMSNKITYIIAGILLFVMFFTAFLSIKDDTLTFDEVSHIPSGYSYLTQKDYRLNAEHPPLIKDLAAFPLLFLDLNFPKDHSSWIQEGNPVWWLQFDFGNQFLYHSENDPDKILFWSRLPMILLLVLLGLLIFLWTKNSFGNKAALLALFLFSFSPTFLAHGRLVTTDVGAAFGVVLATCFWLKFLKEPVKKNIVLAGLAFGVSMLLKFSLILLLPFFGIITLIYALYEKKLLKYIALSFLVLIIGMIFIVWPVYQYHILNYPIEKQIRDTEFLLSTTTVPKPLADLNIAMISNPATRPFSQYFLGIIMVLNRSTTGNTTYFLGEISAAGWKTYFPVVYSIKEPLTLHILSIIALLGLAWHIREPFWKKPFQRIKEWIKSHFAEFSMLLFIIIYWATSLTSNLNIGVRHLLPTFPFIFILISIAITKYLKEPFLKIKYGILAVLIFWQAGSVMAVSPHFLAYFNELASGPDNGYLYVTDSNLDWGQDLKRLKKWCDDNNVNKIYLDYFGGGNPEYYLKEKYVPWHGTQDLNDMLKTNYLAVSVNSLQGGRAEPVKGFDQPSNHYRWLDKYQPITKIGYSIFVYYIE
- a CDS encoding glycosyltransferase family 39 protein, yielding MLPKSSKLLILLLLIIALAVFFRLWQIETIPPGIYPDEAINANQAITEPGKIFYPENNGREGLFINLIALSFSVFGISIWSFKVVSAFFGILTVLGLYLLTKELFSQYTENRSRCIALFASFFLATSLWHINFSHIGFRAILVPFVLTFSFYFLFKGFRTKKISYFIIAGIIFGLGFHTYIAFRLAVLIIPVILILWWLIYRKQNLQKEFLVFTSSFLLFTFIIAAPIGFYFLENPENFVSRTTGISIFSQPEPIKELGKSFIIHSAMFNIAGDYNWRHNISGSPVLFWPVGILFLIGLILSFKKILKKSFFPFSFLVFSFFIMLVPGILTYEGIPHSLRCIGAIPFAFIFVGIGGEFVYRKSKNLLKDKKKDWVYYLIILASVLLVISFVFTQYYRYFIFWGKNPEVERSFSKECVEIGMYLNSVSEETQKYVIVNESGPHLPLPVETIVFIEKTKNKEIRTGYVFQDNLNAIKPDKRQTVIVLMDNNEKTIQELQTAFPKGELANEDSVWVYKINDE